The DNA region GTAGCCAACGGATTCAACAAACCGCCCGTCCCGCTTCGATCGTTTTTCAGTGACCACAATTCGATAAAAGGGCTTCTTCTTCGCCCCCATCCTGGTTAACCTGATTGAAAGCAATTTGCACCTCCATGTTTGATTGCGGATTGCGGAATTCGGATTGCGGATTGAGAGACCGAAGCATAGTTCTTAAATCCGCAATTCCGCAATCCATAGCCTCAGTGTTTCTTTTTCTTCTTTCTCCTCTTGGTTGCCTTGCGGCGGCCACCCGAGCCGAAACCGGGAACTCCGCTTCCCATCAGCCCGCCCATCATTCCGCCGAGCCCACCCGAGGTCATCATTCGCATCATCTTCCGCATCTCGGTGTACTCGTTGATCATCTGATTTACTTCCTGGACTGCCGTGCCGCTGCCGCGCGCGATGCGCTTCCGCCGCGATCCGTTGAGCAGCGTATGATCCCGCCGCTCTTCGGGAGTCATCGAACTTATGATGGCATCTGTGATCTTCAGCTTGTGCTCCATCTCGGCAGTTTGCTCCGGGGTCACCCTCATCCCGCCGAGCAGATTTGAGGGTAACATATCCAACAGCTTGTCGAGCGAACCGAGCCGTTTCATCTGACGGAGCTGATCACGAAAATCCTCGAGCGAGAACTTGTCCCGCGCCAGCTTCTGCTGAAGCTCCAGCGCTTTCTCTTGATCGACCTCCGACTGCACCTTTTCGATAAGCGAGAGCACGTCGCCCATTCCCAGAATGCGCTGGGCGATCCGGTCCGGATAAAAGGATTCAATCGCATCGTAGCGCTCGCCCACGCCGATGAACTTGATCGGCTGGCCGGTTACTTCTTTGATAGAAAGCGCCGCGCCGCCTCGAGTGTCACCTTCCATCTTGGTAAGGATTACGCCGGTGAGTCCGACGCGCTCGTGAAACTCCTGAGCAGAGCGCACCGCGTCCTGTCCGGTCATCGCATCGGCAATGAACAGAATCTCCGACGGGGTAGTCTCACGCTTGATCTGCTGAAGCTCGGCCATCAGCTCTTCATCGATGTGCAGCCGGCCCGCCGTGTCGATGAGCAGCGTGTCGTAACCCACCAGCTCGCACTCGCGCACCGCCTTCCGGCAAAGCTCCAATGGGTCGTTTATCTCAGGCGCTTCGAACACCGGCTGCCCTATAGCTTGCCCGATTATCGAAAGTTGTTCCCGCGCCGCCGGACGGTAAACGTCTACCGATACTAAGAGTGGGCGCCGCTTTTGGCTTTGAGAAAGCAAGCGTGCGAGCTTGCCGGTTGTGGTCGTCTTCCCCGAACCCTGAAGACCAACTATCATTACTACGTTTGGAATACGCTTGGTAAAGAGCAACTGCGTCGAGGTCCCGCCGAGCATCTCAACCGTCTCGTCATATACAACCTTCACTACTTGCTGAGCAGGAGAAAGCGAGCCCATCACTTCCTGACCAAGGGCCTTCGCTTTCACTCGGTCGACAAATGACTTTACAACCTTGAAGTTGACATCGGCTTCGAGCAGCGCAATGCGAATCTCGCGCATCGCCGCTTCGATGTGTGCCTCGGTCAATCGACCTTGACCGCGCAGGTCCTTGAGGACCTTTTTCAGCTTGTCGGAAAGTGCTTCGAACATGACGAAATCGCTCTCAAACGCAAACCTATAAACTATATACCGGCTAGTGATATGTCAAGGAGTGACGCCTTCCGTCAGGAAGCTCGACGACTCATCTTAGCAACCCGGTCTCTTATGGACCGCACAAAAAAAGAGGAGGGTCACTCGATCGTGACCCTCCTCTGGTTCGTAAGCCGGAGTGAGAGGTCTCCCTCTCACTCTTGCCTGATTGTTGTTAGTTAGCTGGACACCGCTCGTTGCATAGGAACGGCTGCGAAGCCACCCCGTTCGGCCCTGGATTTGTGATTATCACATTTCCGGGCAGCCCG from Acidobacteriota bacterium includes:
- the ffh gene encoding signal recognition particle protein, whose product is MFEALSDKLKKVLKDLRGQGRLTEAHIEAAMREIRIALLEADVNFKVVKSFVDRVKAKALGQEVMGSLSPAQQVVKVVYDETVEMLGGTSTQLLFTKRIPNVVMIVGLQGSGKTTTTGKLARLLSQSQKRRPLLVSVDVYRPAAREQLSIIGQAIGQPVFEAPEINDPLELCRKAVRECELVGYDTLLIDTAGRLHIDEELMAELQQIKRETTPSEILFIADAMTGQDAVRSAQEFHERVGLTGVILTKMEGDTRGGAALSIKEVTGQPIKFIGVGERYDAIESFYPDRIAQRILGMGDVLSLIEKVQSEVDQEKALELQQKLARDKFSLEDFRDQLRQMKRLGSLDKLLDMLPSNLLGGMRVTPEQTAEMEHKLKITDAIISSMTPEERRDHTLLNGSRRKRIARGSGTAVQEVNQMINEYTEMRKMMRMMTSGGLGGMMGGLMGSGVPGFGSGGRRKATKRRKKKKKH